The genomic DNA GGAACCGGGGTTCCGGTCGTTCGTGGGGCAGTACCCTGTTCCGGTGCGTTACGCCCTCACGCCGGGGGAGGCGGCGTCATATCTGAACCAGGCGTGTTCCATCGGGGCGCGGCTGTTGATTGTGCCGATGGAAGGCTGGGAGAGGCGTATGTGGCATTCGGACACCGGACTTGAGTGGATCCCGCCTTCGCCCGGGCTTCCGACTCCGGACTCCGCGGCGGCCTACCCGGCGACGTGCCTTCTAGAAGGCACAAACGTATCCTACGGGCGCGGCACAGGCCGGCCCTTCGAAATGATCGGCGCGCCATGGATGGACGGCCCGCGAGTTGCCGCCGGCATTCGCGACCGGATTCCCGAGTTCTCAGCGGTCCCCGTGTCGTTCACTCCGGCGAAATCGGAATACGCGGGCGTGGAGTGTCATGGAGCGTTGATTCGAGTGAAGGGGAGGCGGAGGTTCCGGGCGATTGAGGCCGGGCTAGTCCTGGTGGCGATGGTCCGGGAGTTCTATCCGGGCGAGTTCAAGTTCCGCCCGCCGGCGGAAGGCTCTCGGTGGCATTTCGATCTCCTCCTGGGCTCTGGGACTCCCCGCGCCATGTTGGAGGCGGGATCAAGCCCGGCTGAGGTAGTCTCATCGTGGGCATACGGCGTCGATCAGTTCAGACGGGACAGCGCTTCTCACCTGTTGTACTGACTGGTCGGTTGGTCGGCTGGCTGGCTGCAGTTACGCGTCGACCACATTGGCTCTAGATTTCAGAATTGTATCAGAAATTAGGACGAGGTAGCGGCCGGGAAGCGAATCAGGACCATGCCAGCCGCGCGCAGGAATGTGGTTCTTGGTATGCGTCGTTCCTTGTAGCCCGAGCGGGCGCCCAGGCCGAAACGATCACACCGTAAAAGACGTGCTATGAAAAGTCAATAGCACAAAACGCACAAGCGCACCTTGACAAGTGAAGAAGGAGTCTAATCGGCGGAGCCGGGAGGGCTTCATCTGTAGTCCGGGTCAAATGGTCTTTCCTGAGTCCAAACCGTGTAGATCAGATCAACTAAGCGCCGCGCCCACAGCTCCGGTTACCGCC from Bacillota bacterium includes the following:
- a CDS encoding DUF1343 domain-containing protein, with the translated sequence MRGRVRTGLDTIGEAIRRPAAASERARQVVEMLRGKSIGVLTNPSGRGSDGRSTATVLSGIPGARIAAFFAPEHGIAGLKGAGEHVGNELGPDGIPVYSLYGATRKPCPEMLSGIDAVVYDLQDAGVRFYTYLSTMGLCMEACAESGAAFIVLDRPNPIGGEVVEGPIVEPGFRSFVGQYPVPVRYALTPGEAASYLNQACSIGARLLIVPMEGWERRMWHSDTGLEWIPPSPGLPTPDSAAAYPATCLLEGTNVSYGRGTGRPFEMIGAPWMDGPRVAAGIRDRIPEFSAVPVSFTPAKSEYAGVECHGALIRVKGRRRFRAIEAGLVLVAMVREFYPGEFKFRPPAEGSRWHFDLLLGSGTPRAMLEAGSSPAEVVSSWAYGVDQFRRDSASHLLY